Proteins from one Bactrocera neohumeralis isolate Rockhampton chromosome 3, APGP_CSIRO_Bneo_wtdbg2-racon-allhic-juicebox.fasta_v2, whole genome shotgun sequence genomic window:
- the LOC126753080 gene encoding phospholipase A1, with protein MHHRSAIQDTLRLSRLVAVVVLVIVFVNVPSACSAPLASSLRDVCGHTLRRPSGFFDSTFLKRFFKHWIPFTSSMRVKMQFYLYKRDFAECGREIITDDGSSLEMSDFNPDHPTRIIIHGWMSQSKGALNRAVKNAYLSLVKREPLSDVSTEDANVVTSAPINSVYLNNSDLNGTVTPSDYNIIVCDWSIISSNVNYYSVVEMVEDLGRLLADFVGFLHLRTGLNYNDVYLIGHSLGAQIAGSAGKQAHPYRFNTIYALDPAGPKFRDVSDEFRVDPSDAEYVESIQTSSSLGFEEPVGHATFYPNYGRDQKKCYFYGCSHRRAYHYFAESITSKLGFWGTLCRRQSDDVWIFSETGVEFRMGGEPSTPKRGTFYVKTAAKPPYALGPNIQPQRFVTAAIDNETNGLFEDENNSISEYKFV; from the exons TGCCATCAGCATGCAGCGCACCGCTAGCTAGCTCATTGCGTGACGTCTGCGGTCACACGCTACGCAGACCAAGCGGATTTTTCGATTCTACTTTCCTGAAGCGTTTCTTCAAACACTGGATACCATTCACCAGTTCCATGCGCGTCAAAATGCAATTCTATTTATATAAAAGGGATTTTGCCGAGTGTGGACGTGAAATAATAACAGACGATGGCAGCAGCTTGGAAATGTCTGATTTTAATCCAGATCATCCAACGAG AATAATCATACACGGTTGGATGAGTCAGAGCAAAGGCGCCTTGAATCGTGCTGTCAAAAATGCGTATCTGAGTCTAGTCAAACGCGAGCCACTGTCAGATGTTTCCACCGAAGATGCCAACGTCGTCACCAGTGCACCAATCAACAGTGTGTATTTAAACAACAGTGATCTCAATGGCACTGTAACGCCGAGCGACTATAACATAATCGTCTGTGATTGGAGTATTATTTCGTCGAATGTGAATTATTATAGTGTCGTCGAAATGGTTGAGGATTTAGGTCGGTTACTTGCCGATTTTGTTGGTTTTCTGCACCTGCGCACCGGCCTCAATTATAATGATGTCTATTTGATTGGTCACTCTTTGGGCGCACAAATCGCCGGTAGCGCTGGCAAGCAAGCACATCCCTACCGCTTCAATACGATCTATGCGCTCGATCCGGCCGGTCCAAAGTTTCGCGACGTCAGCGATGAGTTTCGCGTCGATCCAAGCGATGCTGAGTATGTCGAATCTATACAGACTAGCAGCAGTTTGGGTTTCGAAGAACCAGTCGGTCATGCCACCTTCTATCCCAATTATGGACGTGACCAGAAGAAGTGCTATTTTTATGGTTGCTCTCATCGGCGGGCCTACCACTACTTTGCCGAATCGATTACCAGCAAATTGGGATTTTGGGGTACACTCTGTCGTCGTCAATCGGATGATGTTTGGATATTTTCGGAGACGGGTGTGGAATTTCGTATGGGTGGCGAGCCCTCTACGCCAAAGAGGGGTACATTCTATGTCAAAACAGCAGCTAAGCCGCCATATGCACTGGGTCCAAATATACAACCGCAACGATTCGTCACAGCTGCCATAGATAACGAAACAAATGGACTATTCGAAGACGAAAATAATTCTATCAGCGAGTATAAATTTGTATAG